One genomic window of Centroberyx gerrardi isolate f3 chromosome 15, fCenGer3.hap1.cur.20231027, whole genome shotgun sequence includes the following:
- the LOC139916575 gene encoding NLR family CARD domain-containing protein 3-like isoform X1 yields MKRIQQERPDSPQPSCVSMKSDRSKDEVINFKDEQHSSEKKLHQQRSEVPSGQSAQEHQTDLDSIFMLLEENIFTFMKNELKSFKRALSPDYPECLERQREDEEVDGEEEEQRRSSRKAFLQITLQFLRRMKQEELADSLQSKTLAPICQRELKSSLKEKCQCLFEGIVKAGNPTLLNQIYTELYITEGGSGEVNDEHEVRQIEAASRKPVRPETTIRCEDIFKPLPGREKPTRTLMTKGVAGIGKTVLTQKFTLDWAEDKANQDIQFTFPFTFRELNLLKGKKYSLVELLHLFFTETKEAGICRFDKFQVVFIFDGLDECRLPLDFQNNEILTDVTESTSVDVLLTNLIKGKLLPSAHLWITTRPAAANQIPPECVDMVTEVRGFTDPQKEEYFRKRFRDEEQASRIISHIKTSRSLHIMCHIPVFCWITATVLDHVLKTSERGDLPKTLTEMYIHFLVVQSKQGNVKYHGRAETDPLWNTESRKMILSLGKLAFEQLEKGNPIFYEADLTECGIDIRAASVYSGVFTQIFKEERGLYQDQVFCFVHLSIQEFLAAVHVIVSFIDSGVNLLSEPQSTSWWFTLLTDKSELTHLYQSAVDAALQSPNGHLDLFLRFLLGLSLETNQTLLRGLLTQTGSSSQTNQETVQYIKENIRENLSPERSINLFHCLNELNDRSLVEEIQQYLRSGRLSTDRLSPAQWSALVFILLSSEEELDVFDLKKYSASEEALLRLLPVVKASNKSVLSDCNLSERSCEALASVLSSQSSSLRELDLSNNDLQDSGLKLLSAGLESPHCRLETLRLSGCLLTEEGCASLASALSSNPSHLRELDLSYNHPGASGVKLLSAGLEDPHWRLDSLSVDHGGVQWLKPGLRKYACELTLDPNTAHRDLFLSEDNRKVTEREEQPYPDHPERFDNWYQLLCRNGLTGRCYWEVEWEGWVDIGVTYRGISRRGKGDDCRIGGNEKSWSLFCCGYSYSACHNNRSTDISSSSSSSSNRVAVYLDWSAGSLSFYRVSSDTLIHIHTFHSTFTEPLYPGFRVGFGFGSSVSLVR; encoded by the exons ATGAAAAG gatccagcaggagagaccagactctcctcaacccagctgtgtgtccatgaagagcgacCGGTCAAAGGATGAAGTTATTAATTTTAAAGATGAACAGCATTCTTCTGAAAAGAA aCTCCAccagcagaggtcagaggttcccagtggtcagtctgcccaggagcatcaaacagatctggactccatatttatg ctgcttgaGGAGAACATCTTCACCTTTAtgaagaacgagctgaaaagTTTCAAGAGGGctctgagtccagattacccagaatgcttagagaggcagagggaggatgaggaggtggacggtgaggaggaagagcagaggaggagcagcagaaaggcttttctgcagatcacactgcagttcctgaggagaatgaagcaggaggagctggctgactctctgcagagca aaactctTGCTCCCATCTGCCAACGTGAACTCAAATCCAGTCTGAAGGAGAAGTGTCAGTGTCTGTTTGAGGGGATTgttaaagcaggaaacccaacacttctgaatcagatctacacagagctttatatcacagagggagggagtggagaggtcaatgatgaacatgaggtcagacagattgaagcagcatccaggaaaccagtgagaccagaaacaacaatcagatgtgaagacatctttaaacccttacctggaagagagaaaccaaccagaacattgatgacaaagggagtggctggcattgggaaaacagtcttaacacagaagttcactctggactgggctgaagacaaagccaaccaggatatacagttcacatttccgttcactttccgagagctgaatctgctgaaagggaaaaagtacagcttggtggaacttcttcatctcttctttactgagaccaaagaagcaggaatctgcaggtttgacaagttccaggttgtgttcatctttgacggtctggatgagtgtcgacttcctctagacttccagaacaacgagatcctgactgatgttacagagtcgacctcagtggatgtgctgctgacaaacctcatcaaggggaaactgcttccctctgctcacctctggataaccacacgacctgcagcggccaatcagatccctcctgagtgcgttgacatggtgacagaggtgagaggcttcactgacccacagaaggaggagtacttcaggaagagattcagagatgaggagcaggccagcagaatcatctcccacatcaagacttcacgaagcctccacatcatgtgccacatcccagtcttctgctggatcactgctacagttctggaccatgtgttgaaaaccagtgagagaggagacctgcccaagaccctgactgagatgtacatccacttcctggtggttcagtccaaacaaggaaatgtcaagtatcatgggagagctgagacagatccactctggaatacagagagcaggaagatgattctctctctgggaaaactggcttttgagcagctggagaaaggcaacccgatcttctatgaagccgacctgacagagtgtggcattgatatcagagcagcctcagtgtactcaggagtgttcacacagatctttaaagaggagcgtgggctgtaccaggaccaggtcttctgctttgtccatctgagcattcaggagtttctggctgctgttcatgtcATCGTCTCATTCATCGACTCTGGTGTCAATCTGCTGTCAGAACCACAATCAACATCCTGGTGGTTTACACTGTTAACAGACAAATCTGAACTAACACacctctaccagagtgctgtggacgCGGCCTTACaaagtccaaatggacacctggacttgttcctccgcttcctcctgggtctttcactggagaccaatcagactctcctacgaggcctgctgacacagacaggaagtagctcacagaccaatcaggaaacagtccagtacatcaaggagAACATCAGGGAGAATCtgtctccagagagaagcatcaatctgttccactgtctgaatgagctgaatgaccgttctctagtggaggagatccaacagtacctgagatcaggaagactctccacagacagactctcccctgctcagtggtcggctctggtcttcatcttactgtcatcagaagaagagctggacgtgtttgacctgaagaaatactctgcttcagaggaggctcttctgaggctgctgccagtggtcaaagcctccaataaatctGT gctgagtgactgtaatctgtcagagagaagctgtgaagctctggcctcagttctcagctcccagtcctctagtctgagagagctggacctgagtaacaacgacctgcaggattcaggactgaagctgctctctgctggactggagagtccacactgtagactggagactctcag gctgtcaggctgtctgctcacagaggaaggctgtgcttctctggcctcagctctgagctccaacccctcccatctgagagagctggacctgagctacaatcatccaggagcctcaggagtgaagctgctctctgctggactggaggatccacactggagactggactctctcag tgtggaccatggtggagtgcagtggttgaaaccaggtctgaggaagt atgcctgtgaactcacactggacccaaacacagcacacagagacctcttcctgtctgaagacaacagaaaggtgacagagagagaggagcagccatatcctgatcacccagagagatttgacaaCTGgtatcagctgctgtgtagaaatggtctgactggtcgctgttactgggaggtcgagtgGGAAGGATGGGTtgatataggagtgacttacagaggaatcagtagGAGAGGAAAGGGTGATGACTGCAGGattggagggaatgaaaagtcctggagtctgttctGTTGTGGTTATAGTTACTCTGCCTGTCACAATAACAGATCAACAGacatatcttcctcctcctcctcctcctctaacagagtagcagtgtatctggactggtctgctggctctctgtccttctacagagtttcctctgacacactgatccacatccacaccttccactccacattcactgaaccactctatcctgggtttagggttgggtttgggtttggttcctcagtgtctcttgtcagatag
- the LOC139916575 gene encoding NLR family CARD domain-containing protein 3-like isoform X2: MKRIQQERPDSPQPSCVSMKSDRSKDEVINFKDEQHSSEKKLHQQRSEVPSGQSAQEHQTDLDSIFMLLEENIFTFMKNELKSFKRALSPDYPECLERQREDEEVDGEEEEQRRSSRKAFLQITLQFLRRMKQEELADSLQSKTLAPICQRELKSSLKEKCQCLFEGIVKAGNPTLLNQIYTELYITEGGSGEVNDEHEVRQIEAASRKPVRPETTIRCEDIFKPLPGREKPTRTLMTKGVAGIGKTVLTQKFTLDWAEDKANQDIQFTFPFTFRELNLLKGKKYSLVELLHLFFTETKEAGICRFDKFQVVFIFDGLDECRLPLDFQNNEILTDVTESTSVDVLLTNLIKGKLLPSAHLWITTRPAAANQIPPECVDMVTEVRGFTDPQKEEYFRKRFRDEEQASRIISHIKTSRSLHIMCHIPVFCWITATVLDHVLKTSERGDLPKTLTEMYIHFLVVQSKQGNVKYHGRAETDPLWNTESRKMILSLGKLAFEQLEKGNPIFYEADLTECGIDIRAASVYSGVFTQIFKEERGLYQDQVFCFVHLSIQEFLAAVHVIVSFIDSGVNLLSEPQSTSWWFTLLTDKSELTHLYQSAVDAALQSPNGHLDLFLRFLLGLSLETNQTLLRGLLTQTGSSSQTNQETVQYIKENIRENLSPERSINLFHCLNELNDRSLVEEIQQYLRSGRLSTDRLSPAQWSALVFILLSSEEELDVFDLKKYSASEEALLRLLPVVKASNKSV; the protein is encoded by the exons ATGAAAAG gatccagcaggagagaccagactctcctcaacccagctgtgtgtccatgaagagcgacCGGTCAAAGGATGAAGTTATTAATTTTAAAGATGAACAGCATTCTTCTGAAAAGAA aCTCCAccagcagaggtcagaggttcccagtggtcagtctgcccaggagcatcaaacagatctggactccatatttatg ctgcttgaGGAGAACATCTTCACCTTTAtgaagaacgagctgaaaagTTTCAAGAGGGctctgagtccagattacccagaatgcttagagaggcagagggaggatgaggaggtggacggtgaggaggaagagcagaggaggagcagcagaaaggcttttctgcagatcacactgcagttcctgaggagaatgaagcaggaggagctggctgactctctgcagagca aaactctTGCTCCCATCTGCCAACGTGAACTCAAATCCAGTCTGAAGGAGAAGTGTCAGTGTCTGTTTGAGGGGATTgttaaagcaggaaacccaacacttctgaatcagatctacacagagctttatatcacagagggagggagtggagaggtcaatgatgaacatgaggtcagacagattgaagcagcatccaggaaaccagtgagaccagaaacaacaatcagatgtgaagacatctttaaacccttacctggaagagagaaaccaaccagaacattgatgacaaagggagtggctggcattgggaaaacagtcttaacacagaagttcactctggactgggctgaagacaaagccaaccaggatatacagttcacatttccgttcactttccgagagctgaatctgctgaaagggaaaaagtacagcttggtggaacttcttcatctcttctttactgagaccaaagaagcaggaatctgcaggtttgacaagttccaggttgtgttcatctttgacggtctggatgagtgtcgacttcctctagacttccagaacaacgagatcctgactgatgttacagagtcgacctcagtggatgtgctgctgacaaacctcatcaaggggaaactgcttccctctgctcacctctggataaccacacgacctgcagcggccaatcagatccctcctgagtgcgttgacatggtgacagaggtgagaggcttcactgacccacagaaggaggagtacttcaggaagagattcagagatgaggagcaggccagcagaatcatctcccacatcaagacttcacgaagcctccacatcatgtgccacatcccagtcttctgctggatcactgctacagttctggaccatgtgttgaaaaccagtgagagaggagacctgcccaagaccctgactgagatgtacatccacttcctggtggttcagtccaaacaaggaaatgtcaagtatcatgggagagctgagacagatccactctggaatacagagagcaggaagatgattctctctctgggaaaactggcttttgagcagctggagaaaggcaacccgatcttctatgaagccgacctgacagagtgtggcattgatatcagagcagcctcagtgtactcaggagtgttcacacagatctttaaagaggagcgtgggctgtaccaggaccaggtcttctgctttgtccatctgagcattcaggagtttctggctgctgttcatgtcATCGTCTCATTCATCGACTCTGGTGTCAATCTGCTGTCAGAACCACAATCAACATCCTGGTGGTTTACACTGTTAACAGACAAATCTGAACTAACACacctctaccagagtgctgtggacgCGGCCTTACaaagtccaaatggacacctggacttgttcctccgcttcctcctgggtctttcactggagaccaatcagactctcctacgaggcctgctgacacagacaggaagtagctcacagaccaatcaggaaacagtccagtacatcaaggagAACATCAGGGAGAATCtgtctccagagagaagcatcaatctgttccactgtctgaatgagctgaatgaccgttctctagtggaggagatccaacagtacctgagatcaggaagactctccacagacagactctcccctgctcagtggtcggctctggtcttcatcttactgtcatcagaagaagagctggacgtgtttgacctgaagaaatactctgcttcagaggaggctcttctgaggctgctgccagtggtcaaagcctccaataaatctGTGTAA